In Bifidobacterium sp. ESL0775, the following are encoded in one genomic region:
- a CDS encoding BspA family leucine-rich repeat surface protein, with the protein MFSGCTSLTSVSMPGIHLTDDTNISSMFSACTSLTSLDIHGWHIGRNITGLPKIVRVDDGSFLSHLEYISGFLAGCTSLTSIDASDMSIVNTTFKDPENNVFTVAQWFEMFHEATNLQELDLSGLTVTGTPLTNLSGIFPDTSTIYKGTISVLSDWPSLRSIDVTGWDIGSLRLAAMFSGDTSLTAVIGLDTWDTSNVTDMSGMFQGCSSLASVDVSRFDTSLVADLSYMFQGCHNLVDIDVTHFNTSQAIHMNNMFNDCPNLTVLNPSGFDVTGIVLIDHMFSGDSNLKELDLSGWDTRNATINQNAFLPDGLRMLVLGPNTKLYNAQSQGSPFARVNQSINWVQMQSFQPGAAEVGPIGNTAAMATRAASSSPAGYYTDSTYVGATLVADANGGAGSYSTDIDTTSTGTTITAPAATVLTGHRAGSVFDGWNTDRYGRGTPYQPGQTIASLTRGEYFPHQTITLYAQWRDINAPGSLTATYHHSGDTITVSGTLGHDDPVTACLNPTTCQTATASESAWTVSFPTGTFAGVYPVGAQYSVTASSSATDPTTHTTVTSPEAKLTGTLPYTSVTLAKDGASTPVGTVPDVTPVYTDTNDGKAYVSLPRLAATGGISVAGGYLTGWHHQASQTTPEYATPGATTIPTADGATDPTGHTSVTLHPVWNILTAPTGTGQRSPTDNGVRFTATGQPWTNTDTITLCVKPHTQPNYQSGDCTTPTTTSGWTNGDYTLNKDYTSTQLPQGGQYDVKTTLTTPGTTDVWRGDGTTPTGSFAKTNVTTVRISGAYMGSLPMTGGRPQRLAAIFATALALALLLLVAADWLRHRRQSNARHSR; encoded by the coding sequence ATGTTCTCCGGCTGCACCAGCCTGACAAGCGTCAGCATGCCCGGCATCCACCTCACCGACGACACCAACATCAGCAGCATGTTCTCCGCATGCACCAGCCTCACCAGCCTCGATATCCACGGCTGGCACATCGGGAGGAACATCACCGGCCTCCCCAAGATAGTCCGCGTTGACGATGGTAGCTTCCTCAGCCACCTGGAGTATATTTCCGGATTTCTTGCCGGCTGCACCAGCCTGACGAGCATCGACGCGTCCGACATGTCCATCGTGAACACCACTTTCAAAGACCCTGAAAATAACGTGTTCACGGTGGCCCAGTGGTTTGAGATGTTCCACGAAGCGACCAATCTGCAGGAGTTGGATCTCTCCGGTCTCACCGTCACCGGCACCCCACTCACCAACCTGAGCGGAATATTCCCCGACACCAGCACAATCTACAAGGGCACGATCAGCGTCCTGTCCGACTGGCCGTCGCTGAGAAGCATCGACGTGACCGGCTGGGACATCGGCAGTCTCAGACTGGCCGCCATGTTCAGCGGCGACACGAGCCTCACCGCGGTCATCGGGCTCGACACCTGGGACACCAGCAACGTCACCGACATGAGCGGCATGTTCCAGGGCTGCTCCAGCCTTGCCAGCGTGGACGTCTCTCGTTTTGACACCAGCCTGGTCGCTGACCTCAGCTACATGTTCCAAGGCTGCCACAACCTCGTGGACATCGACGTCACCCACTTCAACACCAGCCAGGCCATCCACATGAACAACATGTTCAACGACTGTCCCAACCTCACCGTTCTTAACCCCTCCGGCTTCGACGTCACCGGCATCGTCCTGATCGACCACATGTTCAGCGGCGACAGCAACCTCAAGGAGCTCGACCTGAGCGGCTGGGACACCCGCAACGCCACCATCAACCAGAACGCCTTCCTCCCCGACGGCCTGCGCATGCTCGTCCTCGGCCCCAACACCAAGCTCTACAACGCCCAAAGTCAAGGCAGCCCCTTCGCCAGGGTGAACCAGAGCATCAACTGGGTGCAGATGCAGAGCTTCCAACCCGGGGCGGCCGAGGTCGGCCCGATCGGCAACACCGCGGCCATGGCCACGCGCGCCGCCTCAAGCAGCCCGGCAGGCTATTACACGGACAGCACGTACGTGGGCGCGACCCTGGTCGCCGACGCCAACGGCGGGGCAGGCTCCTACTCCACCGACATCGACACCACCAGCACAGGCACAACCATCACCGCGCCGGCAGCTACGGTGCTCACCGGGCACCGGGCGGGCAGCGTGTTCGACGGGTGGAACACCGACCGCTACGGGCGCGGCACCCCCTACCAGCCCGGACAGACCATCGCCAGTTTGACGCGGGGCGAGTACTTCCCCCACCAGACCATCACCCTCTACGCCCAATGGCGCGACATCAACGCGCCTGGAAGCCTCACCGCCACCTACCACCATTCGGGAGACACCATCACCGTCAGCGGCACGCTCGGCCATGACGACCCCGTCACCGCCTGCCTCAACCCCACCACCTGCCAGACCGCCACCGCCTCTGAGAGCGCGTGGACCGTGAGCTTCCCGACTGGCACGTTCGCCGGCGTGTACCCGGTGGGAGCGCAGTACTCGGTGACCGCTAGCAGCTCGGCCACCGACCCGACAACCCACACCACCGTCACCAGCCCCGAGGCCAAGCTCACCGGCACCCTGCCCTACACGAGCGTCACCCTCGCCAAGGACGGCGCCAGCACACCAGTAGGCACCGTACCCGACGTCACCCCCGTGTACACCGACACCAATGACGGCAAGGCGTACGTCAGCCTGCCGCGGCTCGCCGCGACGGGCGGCATCAGCGTGGCCGGCGGCTACCTCACCGGCTGGCACCACCAAGCCAGCCAAACCACACCCGAATACGCCACCCCCGGGGCCACCACCATACCCACGGCAGACGGCGCCACCGACCCAACCGGGCACACCAGTGTCACCCTCCACCCCGTCTGGAACATCCTCACCGCACCCACCGGCACCGGCCAGCGCTCCCCCACGGACAACGGCGTCAGGTTCACCGCCACCGGCCAGCCATGGACCAACACCGACACCATCACCCTGTGCGTCAAACCACACACCCAACCCAACTACCAGTCCGGCGACTGCACCACGCCAACCACCACCAGCGGCTGGACCAACGGCGACTACACCCTCAACAAGGACTACACCAGCACACAACTGCCCCAAGGCGGACAATACGATGTGAAAACCACTTTGACCACACCCGGCACCACCGACGTTTGGCGGGGCGACGGCACCACCCCAACCGGGTCCTTCGCCAAAACCAATGTGACCACGGTGCGCATCAGCGGTGCCTACATGGGCAGCCTGCCAATGACCGGCGGGCGCCCCCAACGCCTCGCCGCGATCTTCGCCACCGCCCTCGCCCTCGCGCTCCTCCTGCTCGTCGCCGCGGATTGGCTGCGCCACCGCCGCCAGTCCAACGCCCGCCACAGCAGATAA
- a CDS encoding helix-turn-helix transcriptional regulator has protein sequence MYTVNQFVDDNGIDREKVAGKEKELREQMRIYELKEARKARHLSQRDLARNMGVSQKRISTLESGDLEHVQIQTLRKYLKAIGAELHLDVRMADGQNLEFA, from the coding sequence ATGTATACCGTCAATCAGTTTGTTGACGACAATGGCATCGACCGCGAGAAGGTCGCAGGCAAGGAAAAGGAACTGCGCGAGCAGATGCGGATCTATGAGCTCAAGGAGGCCCGTAAGGCCCGGCATCTGAGCCAGCGCGACCTTGCCAGGAACATGGGCGTCAGCCAGAAGCGCATCTCGACGTTGGAATCCGGCGATCTTGAGCATGTCCAGATTCAGACTTTGCGCAAGTATCTCAAGGCCATCGGTGCCGAGCTCCATCTTGATGTGCGTATGGCGGATGGGCAGAATCTTGAATTTGCGTGA
- a CDS encoding type II toxin-antitoxin system RelE/ParE family toxin has product MQVVAAIHILEEDGPNLKRPLVGKISGSSIKALKELRPGSSGRSEIRILFVFDPGRRAVMLVAGDKSRGSAWNSWYKKAIPKAERIYREWLKNN; this is encoded by the coding sequence GTGCAAGTCGTTGCTGCCATCCATATCCTTGAGGAAGATGGACCGAACCTTAAGCGTCCTTTGGTCGGGAAGATATCCGGTTCGTCGATAAAAGCTTTGAAGGAGCTGCGGCCTGGTTCGTCGGGACGTAGCGAGATTCGGATTCTGTTCGTTTTCGATCCTGGGCGTCGAGCAGTCATGTTGGTCGCGGGCGACAAGAGCCGTGGATCGGCTTGGAACAGCTGGTATAAGAAGGCGATACCCAAAGCGGAACGTATTTATCGTGAATGGTTAAAGAACAATTAG
- a CDS encoding addiction module antidote protein — protein sequence MDGSNDLHDGILILIVQPLADWCDIDLPYIPMIPYKVSISKTTLMKSQQRQFLKTLKETERAMFTTEKPESGHVTDPVEAKATAKQLMENASLNPDDATVEDYDASEVLDNETDIRNYLEAILDETKDLDDDTAASIFLDALGDAAKTEKRVSDIAKRANVTRESLHRSLTADANPSFRTVFSALRELIGNGNTKNLFINPQLA from the coding sequence ATGGATGGCAGCAACGACTTGCACGATGGTATCCTCATCCTGATCGTGCAACCACTCGCTGATTGGTGCGATATCGACTTGCCATACATTCCGATGATACCATATAAGGTATCAATATCAAAAACCACGCTGATGAAAAGCCAGCAACGACAATTCTTGAAAACGCTTAAGGAAACCGAGAGAGCAATGTTTACCACTGAGAAACCTGAATCCGGACATGTTACAGATCCGGTAGAAGCCAAGGCGACTGCGAAGCAACTTATGGAAAACGCAAGCCTCAATCCTGATGACGCCACCGTCGAAGATTACGACGCATCCGAAGTCCTCGACAACGAGACCGACATCCGCAATTACCTTGAAGCGATACTCGATGAGACGAAGGATCTTGACGACGACACCGCCGCCTCCATTTTCCTCGACGCTCTGGGCGACGCCGCGAAGACGGAAAAGAGGGTGAGCGATATCGCAAAGAGGGCGAACGTGACACGCGAAAGCCTCCACCGCTCTCTCACCGCGGACGCCAACCCATCTTTCCGCACCGTGTTCAGCGCGTTAAGGGAACTCATCGGGAACGGAAACACCAAAAACCTATTCATCAACCCTCAGCTGGCTTAA
- a CDS encoding LPXTG cell wall anchor domain-containing protein, with the protein MTTRMRNACRGAINNAIADPTDGPASQARVVGVMMTVSASSYNTIDFWGTGGADFMNRFHNDWNAANPAGSLIGWDAGWLMRAKSMFEAGINAQAAATPGGVQVVCLAVNNQQPPRYYDLSVSTNQQAPAGLKVGATDAISDVIHTSRNGSPIAENVNANVVLRYDGQPDGYVSSRSATKGVTVANQGDAWSPRFSPSDLGMTHWQEGRYWFDVQVAQQGHMRNGVDTPDREASEQWGVASVAPPAPGKAIGQGTSVHDMANTTTIESQTGRGGYELHFKDVIDPHGQRYDIRRMKVKDVTASTDVSAEFTMAWNRATDTVAANRVASKGEMPLDHLYQFSFDVVMDHPKTDRAGDQASVIWNTMPAQDTVHLEFPTREPAPNKAWAKSQDEAAAMDDPGRTNDKGSDNKTFVTGDDISSVVNGVLPMDTIQDLDSYSITDDWTPASGYVDFSDVSKARVLVDDHDMTSSFTVANTGTVTTATAKPVILTGSRKQLRDRKVKLILNGTVRMDVDAHTTITVTNRGSESWNGHTNPTNEPPVLIWSPNPDKSWVKLDSAGHWQTVIDPSKSNATGADNLTFLDGDQLAAVVNLPVADPSNLAQKLSRLTLTDDYGKADYLVDPQVLSKVRVYAADATRSDQSFVAGINGSGVDVTDKFDITQSGTAITATAKAGYLVSESSHHGPLQFTLLVPFTANYANGGGAKKVREDFHKEPGDELAFCTNPDGTDLLNAGSVKVNRQGKDTNLPKVCGYVPPVKKDVVSEASQGGGQESVDGKAVYPGQKVEYDLDTQPHLPSLAYMVKTITLTDKYDRYLKPDKQTLELMDLNTGRMIAKSKYTNRWDDTAHEAAVDITDAALIAQWQAGGTPRIQLRFEGTAFKGMPAGHRVSNQWVLALNDSLTPSNVVFNIPPSLNPVKHDNQSAHQGDPGVSIDGKTLLKGDTGNYVIDLDATQANPAYKVWKLGIVDDFDEQYLTVDPTGVTVTGDDGYDHTAGFNIQISDGVLYAFAKRVDTLIPATGQTVRGDPQPTDLKAYSDSDAYDPLTDPAIDQTLLGQHYHVTLPYTVTKVTDGYVVKNKAMQVENDVRKETNEVSNPLKPINPVKDVVVSVGGESVNGSSVYKDSAFLYRLDSSILPANRAYPSVDVWKIADKLDPAYDEYTGQWAVYATRDLYAADGRVLAAKGHRIAGNGFDSSAFDGDMFTLEAAADGTMGVEATPAYRQLASADVSHEQGWCAYLQVRRLKATERHENRFTEAMNGKVNESNVVWTRTPELIPSLHIEKWDKLSGWSTGDRDDPRDSLLMMGDTDIVFTVTNTSDNEGGHGPVFRAKDLKITDTTISGDGAITSLKYPRNWSTLVLRPGDHVDVVGTLKDVASKHRDRAKVTGVPLAELPAVDRDPWGEDSGTGIAKRDARGGASARGVESVGGGASAGGSALASAIPSFDSTLLMGAISGSGFQAALGPRGSAGSEGSGGAILQEVQTSPDEEGIVDTKTFTRGEGEPSAEIDGNVMRVMRPVASNLDDWNGYNQRPLASTGASIVGAALVTAVLIAGAAMLMFMARHRYRPRHQ; encoded by the coding sequence ATGACGACGAGGATGCGTAACGCTTGCCGTGGCGCAATCAATAATGCGATAGCCGATCCCACCGATGGTCCCGCATCGCAGGCCCGCGTGGTTGGAGTGATGATGACTGTGTCGGCGTCTTCGTACAACACCATCGATTTTTGGGGTACAGGCGGTGCGGATTTCATGAACCGCTTCCACAATGATTGGAACGCGGCAAATCCGGCGGGCAGCCTGATTGGCTGGGATGCCGGCTGGCTCATGCGTGCCAAGTCGATGTTCGAAGCTGGCATCAACGCGCAGGCGGCGGCCACTCCGGGTGGCGTACAAGTGGTGTGCCTGGCGGTCAACAACCAGCAGCCGCCTCGCTATTATGACTTGAGTGTGTCCACGAACCAGCAAGCTCCCGCAGGCCTGAAAGTTGGTGCGACGGACGCAATCAGCGATGTGATCCACACGAGCCGCAATGGCTCACCGATCGCGGAGAACGTGAACGCGAATGTGGTGTTGCGTTATGACGGTCAGCCCGACGGGTACGTGTCCTCGCGTAGCGCGACGAAGGGCGTGACGGTCGCCAACCAGGGCGATGCTTGGAGTCCGAGGTTCTCCCCGTCCGATTTGGGCATGACCCATTGGCAGGAGGGACGGTATTGGTTCGACGTGCAGGTGGCGCAGCAGGGACACATGAGAAATGGTGTGGACACACCGGACCGTGAGGCTTCCGAACAGTGGGGCGTGGCGAGTGTGGCGCCTCCGGCCCCGGGCAAGGCGATCGGCCAGGGCACAAGCGTCCACGACATGGCCAACACCACCACAATCGAGTCGCAGACGGGACGTGGCGGCTATGAGTTGCATTTCAAGGACGTCATCGACCCGCATGGCCAGCGTTACGATATCCGGCGCATGAAAGTCAAGGACGTCACCGCGAGCACGGATGTGTCCGCGGAGTTCACGATGGCCTGGAACAGGGCGACCGACACCGTTGCGGCCAACCGTGTGGCGTCGAAGGGCGAGATGCCGCTCGACCACCTTTATCAGTTCAGCTTCGATGTGGTGATGGACCATCCCAAGACCGATAGGGCCGGCGACCAGGCGAGCGTCATCTGGAACACCATGCCCGCGCAAGACACGGTTCACTTGGAGTTCCCGACCCGTGAGCCCGCCCCGAACAAGGCCTGGGCTAAAAGCCAGGACGAAGCCGCCGCAATGGACGACCCCGGCAGGACCAATGACAAGGGCAGTGACAACAAGACGTTCGTGACCGGAGACGACATTTCCTCGGTGGTCAACGGTGTACTGCCGATGGACACCATCCAGGATCTTGACAGCTATTCGATCACCGATGATTGGACCCCGGCTTCCGGCTATGTTGATTTCTCCGACGTCTCAAAAGCCCGCGTGCTGGTCGATGACCACGATATGACCTCCAGCTTCACCGTCGCCAACACCGGCACCGTGACCACCGCGACGGCCAAGCCCGTGATCCTCACCGGCTCGAGGAAGCAGCTGCGCGACCGCAAGGTCAAGCTGATATTGAACGGCACGGTGCGCATGGATGTGGACGCGCACACCACCATCACGGTCACCAACCGGGGCAGCGAATCGTGGAACGGGCACACGAACCCGACCAACGAGCCGCCTGTGCTCATCTGGAGCCCGAACCCCGACAAGAGCTGGGTGAAACTCGACTCCGCAGGCCATTGGCAGACGGTGATCGACCCATCGAAATCCAACGCGACGGGCGCCGACAACCTGACCTTCCTCGACGGAGACCAGCTGGCCGCCGTGGTGAACCTGCCGGTGGCGGATCCGTCGAATCTCGCCCAGAAGTTGAGCCGTCTCACCCTCACCGATGATTACGGCAAGGCCGACTACCTTGTCGACCCGCAGGTGCTCTCCAAGGTGCGCGTCTACGCGGCCGATGCGACGCGCAGCGATCAATCCTTTGTGGCTGGCATCAATGGCTCCGGCGTTGACGTGACCGACAAATTCGATATCACGCAATCGGGCACCGCCATCACCGCTACGGCCAAGGCTGGCTATCTCGTCTCGGAATCGTCGCACCATGGGCCATTGCAATTCACGTTGCTGGTGCCTTTCACCGCCAATTACGCTAATGGCGGTGGCGCCAAGAAGGTCCGCGAGGACTTCCACAAGGAACCCGGCGACGAGCTTGCTTTCTGCACCAATCCGGATGGCACCGATCTCTTGAACGCCGGGTCCGTGAAGGTCAATCGGCAGGGCAAGGACACCAACCTGCCCAAGGTGTGCGGCTACGTGCCGCCGGTGAAAAAGGACGTCGTCAGCGAGGCGTCGCAGGGTGGCGGGCAAGAATCGGTCGACGGCAAGGCCGTCTACCCCGGGCAGAAGGTCGAGTACGACCTGGACACCCAACCCCACCTGCCTTCCCTCGCCTATATGGTGAAGACCATCACCCTCACCGACAAGTACGACCGATACTTGAAGCCTGACAAGCAGACCCTGGAGCTCATGGACCTCAACACGGGCCGCATGATCGCCAAGTCCAAGTACACCAACCGTTGGGACGACACGGCTCACGAGGCGGCGGTCGACATCACCGACGCGGCGCTGATCGCCCAGTGGCAGGCCGGCGGCACGCCCCGCATCCAATTGCGCTTCGAAGGCACCGCATTCAAGGGCATGCCCGCCGGACACCGGGTCAGCAACCAGTGGGTGCTGGCCTTGAACGACTCGCTGACCCCGTCGAACGTGGTGTTCAACATCCCACCCAGCCTGAACCCGGTCAAGCACGACAACCAGTCCGCCCACCAAGGCGACCCGGGCGTGTCCATCGACGGCAAGACCCTGCTCAAGGGGGACACCGGCAATTACGTCATCGACCTCGACGCCACGCAAGCGAACCCGGCCTACAAGGTCTGGAAGCTCGGCATTGTCGACGACTTCGACGAGCAATACCTCACGGTCGACCCGACCGGCGTCACCGTCACGGGCGATGACGGCTATGACCACACGGCGGGATTCAACATCCAGATAAGCGACGGCGTGCTCTATGCTTTCGCCAAACGCGTCGACACCCTGATACCGGCTACTGGCCAGACTGTACGCGGCGACCCGCAACCCACGGACTTGAAGGCTTATTCGGACTCGGACGCCTACGATCCGCTTACCGATCCCGCCATCGACCAGACCCTACTCGGCCAGCACTATCACGTCACCTTGCCCTACACGGTCACCAAGGTCACTGATGGCTACGTCGTGAAGAACAAGGCTATGCAGGTCGAGAACGACGTGCGCAAGGAGACCAACGAGGTGTCCAACCCGCTCAAGCCCATCAATCCGGTGAAGGACGTGGTGGTGAGCGTAGGCGGCGAGTCCGTCAACGGCTCCAGCGTCTACAAAGACAGTGCGTTCCTCTATCGGCTCGACAGCTCGATTCTTCCGGCCAATCGCGCCTATCCGTCCGTGGATGTCTGGAAGATCGCCGACAAGCTCGACCCGGCTTACGACGAGTACACGGGGCAGTGGGCCGTGTACGCCACGCGCGACCTCTACGCCGCAGACGGCCGCGTGCTCGCCGCCAAAGGCCACCGCATCGCGGGCAACGGGTTCGACAGCTCGGCGTTCGACGGCGATATGTTCACCTTGGAAGCTGCCGCGGATGGGACGATGGGCGTCGAGGCGACACCGGCTTATCGGCAGCTGGCGTCGGCCGATGTCTCCCATGAACAGGGATGGTGCGCCTACCTGCAAGTCCGTCGTCTCAAGGCCACCGAGCGCCATGAGAACCGGTTCACGGAGGCCATGAATGGCAAGGTCAACGAGTCGAACGTCGTATGGACGCGCACGCCGGAACTGATTCCGAGCCTGCACATCGAGAAATGGGACAAGCTCAGCGGCTGGTCCACCGGCGACCGGGACGACCCCCGTGATTCGTTGCTGATGATGGGTGACACCGACATCGTCTTCACCGTCACCAACACCAGTGATAACGAAGGTGGCCATGGCCCGGTGTTCCGGGCCAAGGACCTCAAGATCACGGACACCACCATCTCCGGCGATGGCGCGATTACAAGCCTTAAATATCCCAGGAATTGGTCGACGTTAGTGCTTCGGCCCGGGGACCATGTCGATGTTGTTGGTACATTGAAGGACGTCGCCTCGAAGCATAGGGACCGCGCGAAAGTCACGGGCGTGCCGCTGGCTGAATTGCCTGCGGTGGACCGCGACCCATGGGGCGAGGATTCTGGCACCGGCATCGCCAAGCGGGATGCTCGCGGTGGTGCTTCTGCCCGCGGCGTTGAGTCTGTCGGCGGTGGTGCCTCTGCTGGCGGCTCCGCGCTGGCGTCTGCGATACCCTCGTTTGATTCCACGCTTTTGATGGGTGCCATAAGCGGCTCTGGTTTTCAGGCGGCGCTCGGGCCGCGAGGGTCTGCCGGGTCGGAAGGCTCTGGTGGCGCCATCTTGCAGGAAGTGCAGACCTCACCCGACGAGGAGGGGATCGTGGACACGAAAACATTCACGCGAGGCGAGGGTGAACCGAGCGCCGAAATTGATGGCAATGTCATGAGGGTCATGCGGCCCGTGGCCTCGAATCTCGACGATTGGAATGGGTACAACCAGCGTCCATTGGCGTCGACCGGCGCCTCGATCGTCGGGGCCGCGCTGGTGACCGCCGTGCTCATAGCCGGAGCTGCGATGCTGATGTTCATGGCCCGTCATCGCTATCGTCCCCGTCATCAGTGA